A stretch of the Bacillus sp. B-jedd genome encodes the following:
- a CDS encoding cation diffusion facilitator family transporter, translating to MRLVTFVALLRKGNKSSGIAALSNTVLAIIKGIAAFASGSGTMFATTLHSIADATNQTFVFLGSALAEKAPTRKFPTGFGRVVNLFVLVAVIVISIMSYETILKGWELIRHPKASGSFLLNIVILLAAVGLDGAVLIKAMREIVHETRSDAKGMAIVPAAFKNVRLAAPPTRLVFYEDIIATFGALLALAAIVLSKLTGLYFLDGVGTMLIGFMLFGIAIKIGAENTIGLIGVAAPKVIEDRVANLILSDPDVDDIKQMRIIQEGRRYHVEGYIELKKGFSLAVADDIKFKIRDKLLDDPDIGDVTMGIIETDGIPDWKPSQEE from the coding sequence ATGAGGCTGGTGACCTTTGTTGCACTTTTGAGAAAAGGAAATAAATCGTCCGGGATTGCCGCGCTGTCCAATACAGTGCTTGCCATTATTAAAGGAATTGCCGCCTTCGCCAGCGGAAGCGGGACGATGTTCGCGACTACCTTGCATTCAATTGCAGACGCTACGAATCAGACGTTTGTTTTCCTGGGGAGTGCCCTGGCCGAAAAGGCGCCTACCCGGAAGTTTCCAACTGGTTTCGGAAGGGTCGTCAATTTGTTCGTGCTCGTCGCGGTCATTGTCATCTCTATAATGTCTTACGAAACGATCTTGAAGGGATGGGAGCTGATCCGCCATCCGAAAGCATCGGGCAGCTTCTTGCTGAATATCGTCATTCTTCTTGCCGCTGTAGGGCTAGATGGAGCCGTTCTGATAAAGGCGATGCGGGAAATCGTCCATGAAACTAGAAGCGATGCGAAAGGGATGGCCATTGTTCCAGCCGCTTTCAAAAACGTCCGCCTTGCCGCGCCACCTACAAGGCTAGTTTTTTACGAGGATATTATCGCCACCTTTGGCGCCCTGCTTGCCTTGGCAGCAATTGTCCTCTCCAAGCTGACCGGCCTTTATTTCCTTGATGGTGTCGGAACGATGTTGATTGGCTTCATGCTATTTGGGATCGCCATTAAAATCGGAGCGGAAAATACAATCGGCTTGATAGGCGTGGCTGCCCCAAAGGTTATCGAGGACCGGGTAGCAAACCTGATTCTGTCTGATCCGGACGTCGACGATATTAAGCAGATGCGGATCATCCAGGAGGGCCGCAGATACCATGTCGAAGGCTATATTGAATTGAAAAAAGGCTTCAGCCTGGCGGTTGCCGATGATATTAAATTCAAAATCCGCGACAAACTGCTAGATGATCCTGATATTGGAGATGTGACGATGGGGATCATTGAGACGGACGGCATCCCGGATTGGAAACCCTCACAGGAAGAATAG
- a CDS encoding thymidine kinase, with protein MYVMKQSGWVEVICGSMFSGKSEELIRRVRRAQFAKQKIAVFKPKIDDRYSEDSVVSHNGSSFIAMPVSHSTAIFDHIDVEIDVIAIDEVQFFDDEIVNVIQHLANSGYRVIAAGLDQDFRGEPFGKMPELMAIAELVTKLQAVCAVCGSPASRTQRLIDGRPASYDDPVILVGASEAYEPRCRHHHEVPKAAAETEKAVSNFKAL; from the coding sequence ATGTATGTTATGAAGCAAAGCGGATGGGTTGAGGTCATTTGCGGCAGTATGTTTTCGGGGAAGTCGGAGGAATTGATCCGCCGGGTGCGAAGGGCGCAATTCGCAAAACAAAAGATTGCTGTGTTTAAACCGAAAATTGACGATCGCTATAGTGAGGATTCTGTTGTTTCCCATAATGGTTCATCCTTCATTGCCATGCCGGTCTCCCATTCAACTGCTATCTTCGACCATATCGACGTCGAGATAGACGTCATCGCCATTGATGAGGTCCAATTTTTTGACGACGAAATCGTAAATGTCATCCAGCATTTGGCCAACAGCGGCTATCGAGTGATTGCAGCCGGTCTTGACCAGGATTTTCGCGGCGAGCCTTTTGGCAAAATGCCCGAACTCATGGCAATTGCCGAGCTAGTGACAAAGCTTCAGGCTGTTTGCGCGGTTTGCGGATCACCCGCCAGCCGGACTCAGCGCCTGATCGACGGCAGGCCTGCTTCCTATGATGATCCTGTTATCCTCGTTGGAGCATCTGAAGCATACGAGCCGCGCTGCAGGCATCACCATGAAGTGCCAAAAGCGGCGGCTGAAACTGAGAAAGCCGTATCAAATTTTAAAGCATTATAA
- the rpmE gene encoding 50S ribosomal protein L31 translates to MKAGIHPNYKTVKVTCACGNTFETGSVKNEIRVETCSECHPFYTGRQKFAEAGGRVDRFNKKYGMKQQQQ, encoded by the coding sequence ATGAAAGCAGGAATCCATCCTAATTACAAGACAGTAAAGGTGACTTGTGCTTGCGGCAACACTTTTGAAACCGGATCAGTGAAAAACGAAATCCGCGTTGAAACTTGCTCCGAGTGCCATCCATTCTATACAGGACGTCAAAAATTCGCTGAAGCTGGCGGACGTGTTGACCGTTTCAATAAGAAATACGGCATGAAGCAGCAGCAACAATAA
- the rho gene encoding transcription termination factor Rho, whose product MELTITSLENMKLKELYELAREYKVSYYSKLTKKELIFSILKARAEQQGFFFMEGVLEIIQSEGFGFLRPINYSPSSEDIYISASQIRRFDLRNGDKVSGKVRPPKESERYYGLLHVEAVNGENPESAKERVHFPALTALYPDRQIKLETTPKHLSTRIMDVIAPVGFGQRGLIVAPPKAGKTMLLKEIANSITTNHPEAELIVLLIDERPEEVTDIERSVVGDVVSSTFDEVPENHIKVAELVLERAMRLVEHKKDVIILMDSITRLARAYNLVIPPSGRTLSGGIDPAAFHRPKRFFGAARNIEEGGSLTILATALIDTGSRMDDVIYEEFKGTGNMELHLDRSLAERRIFPALDIRRSGTRKEELLLPKDQLDALWAIRKSMTDSPDFAERFLKKLKQTKSNEEFFAQVSEEMKSNTNRRQQQ is encoded by the coding sequence ATGGAATTAACAATTACCAGTCTCGAGAATATGAAGCTAAAGGAGCTCTATGAGCTTGCCCGTGAGTATAAAGTATCTTATTACAGCAAACTGACAAAGAAAGAACTTATTTTTTCAATTCTGAAGGCGCGTGCCGAGCAGCAGGGCTTTTTCTTTATGGAAGGCGTCCTTGAAATTATCCAATCGGAGGGCTTTGGTTTCCTTCGCCCGATCAACTATTCACCAAGCTCGGAAGATATTTATATTTCCGCGTCCCAAATCCGCCGCTTCGACTTGCGGAACGGAGACAAGGTTTCCGGAAAAGTCAGGCCGCCAAAGGAAAGCGAGCGTTACTACGGCCTTTTGCATGTAGAGGCTGTTAACGGCGAAAACCCTGAATCCGCAAAGGAACGGGTCCATTTCCCGGCTTTGACCGCGCTTTATCCCGATAGGCAGATTAAACTGGAGACGACTCCGAAGCATCTATCCACAAGAATCATGGATGTGATCGCTCCTGTTGGTTTCGGGCAGCGTGGATTGATTGTCGCGCCTCCAAAGGCAGGAAAGACGATGCTGTTGAAGGAAATTGCCAACAGCATTACAACTAACCATCCAGAAGCGGAACTGATCGTCCTGCTGATTGATGAGCGGCCGGAGGAAGTGACCGATATCGAACGTTCCGTTGTGGGCGATGTTGTCAGCTCGACGTTTGATGAAGTGCCTGAGAACCATATCAAGGTGGCCGAACTCGTCCTGGAACGGGCTATGCGCCTTGTCGAACACAAGAAGGATGTCATCATCCTGATGGATAGTATTACACGATTGGCGAGGGCTTATAACCTTGTCATCCCGCCAAGCGGCCGGACGCTTTCCGGCGGTATTGACCCGGCAGCATTCCACCGGCCCAAGCGTTTCTTTGGCGCAGCCCGGAATATTGAAGAAGGCGGCAGTCTGACCATTCTTGCGACAGCCCTGATTGATACCGGCTCCCGTATGGACGATGTCATTTATGAAGAGTTTAAGGGAACTGGCAATATGGAACTCCATTTGGACCGTTCGCTTGCCGAAAGAAGAATTTTCCCGGCACTCGACATCCGCCGATCCGGTACGAGGAAAGAAGAACTCCTTTTGCCAAAAGATCAGCTAGACGCACTATGGGCCATCCGGAAATCAATGACCGACAGCCCGGATTTTGCCGAACGATTCCTCAAAAAACTGAAGCAGACAAAATCCAACGAAGAATTTTTCGCGCAAGTCAGCGAAGAAATGAAAAGCAACACCAACCGCAGACAGCAGCAATAG
- the glpX gene encoding class II fructose-bisphosphatase, producing MERSLTMELVRVTEAAALASARWMGRGKKDEADDAATSAMRNVFDTVPMKGTVVIGEGEMDEAPMLYIGEKLGTGYGPRVDVAVDPLEGTNIVASGGWNALAVLAVADHGNLLHAPDMYMDKIAVGPEAVGEIDINASVIDNLKAVARAKNKDIEDVVATVLNRERHAHIIAQLREAGARIKLINDGDVAGAINTAFDTTGVDILFGSGGAPEGVLAAVALKCLGGEIIGKLVPSNDAEVERCRKMGLDINKVLRMEDLVCGDDAIFAATGVTDGELLKGVQFKGSYGSTHSIVMRAKSGTVRFIEGRHSLHKKPNLVIG from the coding sequence ATGGAAAGAAGCTTAACGATGGAACTCGTCCGAGTAACAGAAGCAGCTGCACTCGCATCGGCCAGATGGATGGGCCGGGGCAAAAAAGATGAAGCGGATGATGCCGCTACTTCTGCAATGCGGAATGTATTCGACACAGTCCCAATGAAAGGCACGGTTGTCATTGGTGAAGGGGAAATGGACGAAGCGCCAATGCTTTATATCGGTGAAAAGCTTGGCACAGGCTACGGTCCGCGGGTCGATGTGGCAGTCGATCCACTTGAGGGAACGAATATCGTGGCGTCTGGCGGATGGAACGCGCTTGCTGTCCTTGCGGTTGCGGATCATGGGAACTTGCTGCATGCCCCTGACATGTACATGGATAAAATCGCGGTCGGGCCCGAAGCGGTTGGCGAAATAGATATAAATGCTTCTGTCATCGATAATTTGAAAGCGGTTGCCAGGGCGAAAAACAAGGATATTGAGGACGTCGTCGCGACTGTCCTGAACCGTGAGCGCCATGCGCATATCATTGCCCAGCTTCGCGAGGCAGGGGCGAGAATTAAGCTGATCAACGACGGGGATGTCGCCGGAGCAATCAATACGGCTTTCGATACTACCGGTGTTGATATTTTGTTCGGATCAGGAGGGGCACCGGAAGGCGTACTCGCAGCCGTTGCCTTGAAATGCCTCGGCGGAGAAATCATCGGAAAACTCGTCCCATCAAACGATGCTGAGGTTGAACGCTGCCGAAAAATGGGTCTTGATATCAATAAAGTGCTCAGAATGGAAGACCTTGTCTGCGGCGATGACGCGATATTCGCAGCTACCGGAGTAACCGATGGAGAACTTCTAAAAGGAGTCCAGTTTAAAGGCAGCTATGGCTCGACACACTCAATTGTCATGCGCGCGAAATCAGGAACGGTCCGCTTTATAGAAGGGCGCCACAGCCTGCATAAGAAACCTAATCTTGTAATTGGCTAA
- a CDS encoding UDP-N-acetylglucosamine 1-carboxyvinyltransferase encodes MEKLKIAGGYPLKGTVRVSGAKNSAVALIPATILADSPVTIEGLPDISDVEILKGLLEEIGGKVQLSDQEMTVDPAGMISMPLPNGKVKKLRASYYLMGAMLGRFKKAVIGLPGGCHLGPRPIDQHIKGFEALGAHVTNEQGAIYLRADELRGARIYLDVVSVGATINIMLAAVRAKGRTIIENAAKEPEIIDVATLLTNMGAKIKGAGTDVIRIDGVDTLHGCRHTIIPDRIEAGTYIILGAAMGEGVLVDNVIPQHLESLIAKLSEMGVCIEAGDDQIFVRGTSKLKAVDIKTLVYPGFPTDLQQPFTSLLTKAEGSSMVTDTIYGARFKHIDELRRMNASIKVEGRSAIVSGPVQLQGAKVKASDLRAGAALVIAGLIAEGITEVTGLEHIDRGYSNLVEKLNGLGATVWREAMTEEEVEQLKNT; translated from the coding sequence ATGGAAAAGCTTAAAATTGCCGGCGGATACCCCCTCAAAGGAACCGTTCGCGTAAGCGGTGCCAAAAATAGCGCTGTTGCCTTAATACCTGCAACAATTCTGGCGGATTCCCCTGTTACAATCGAGGGGCTTCCGGATATTTCCGACGTGGAAATCCTCAAAGGGCTGCTTGAAGAGATTGGCGGCAAAGTGCAACTCTCTGATCAAGAAATGACGGTCGACCCGGCCGGGATGATCTCAATGCCCCTTCCGAACGGCAAAGTAAAAAAACTTCGGGCCTCTTACTACCTTATGGGTGCGATGCTCGGCAGGTTTAAAAAAGCCGTTATCGGACTTCCGGGCGGATGCCATCTTGGTCCAAGGCCGATTGATCAGCATATTAAAGGATTTGAAGCGCTAGGCGCCCACGTGACGAATGAACAAGGTGCGATTTACCTAAGGGCGGACGAGCTTAGGGGAGCGCGGATTTATCTCGATGTTGTCAGTGTCGGAGCAACGATTAATATCATGCTCGCAGCTGTCCGTGCGAAGGGCAGGACCATTATTGAAAATGCCGCTAAGGAACCGGAAATCATTGATGTCGCAACATTGCTGACAAATATGGGCGCAAAGATCAAAGGGGCCGGAACAGACGTTATCCGCATCGATGGAGTCGACACTCTGCACGGCTGCCGCCATACGATTATACCGGACCGGATTGAGGCTGGTACTTACATTATTCTTGGCGCTGCCATGGGTGAAGGGGTACTTGTGGATAATGTAATTCCCCAGCACCTCGAATCATTGATTGCAAAACTTAGTGAAATGGGTGTTTGTATAGAAGCGGGGGATGACCAGATTTTTGTCCGCGGAACTTCAAAATTAAAGGCCGTTGACATAAAAACACTAGTTTATCCAGGGTTCCCTACAGATTTGCAGCAGCCATTCACATCACTTTTGACAAAAGCGGAAGGCTCCAGCATGGTGACCGACACTATCTATGGTGCCCGTTTCAAGCATATTGATGAATTAAGACGAATGAATGCCAGTATAAAAGTGGAAGGGCGTTCCGCAATTGTATCGGGTCCCGTCCAGCTTCAGGGGGCCAAGGTAAAAGCGAGCGATCTGCGGGCTGGCGCTGCGTTGGTCATTGCAGGGCTGATAGCGGAAGGGATCACGGAAGTAACCGGTCTCGAGCACATCGACAGAGGCTACAGCAACCTTGTCGAAAAACTGAATGGACTTGGCGCGACCGTATGGCGGGAAGCCATGACGGAAGAGGAAGTCGAACAGCTAAAGAATACGTAA
- the fsa gene encoding fructose-6-phosphate aldolase: MKFFIDTANMDEIRDAYELGLLAGVTTNPSLVAKEKGVSFEERLKEITELVPGSVSAEVIALDAEGMIREGLELAKIAPNITIKVPMTPDGLKAVHAFSQKGIKTNVTLIFNANQALLAARAGASYVSPFLGRLDDIGQNGLDLISTISEIFAVHGIETEIIAASIRHPMHVTEAALRGADIATIPYKVLMQLFHHPLTDKGIEAFLKDWNSR, encoded by the coding sequence ATGAAATTTTTTATTGATACAGCCAACATGGACGAAATTCGTGACGCTTATGAACTTGGCCTATTGGCAGGAGTGACGACAAACCCTTCCCTTGTGGCAAAAGAAAAAGGTGTTTCGTTTGAGGAAAGGCTTAAGGAAATTACAGAACTGGTTCCAGGCTCTGTAAGTGCCGAAGTCATTGCTCTTGATGCTGAAGGGATGATTCGTGAAGGGCTGGAGCTGGCAAAAATTGCTCCGAATATCACCATTAAAGTTCCTATGACGCCAGATGGCCTGAAGGCTGTCCATGCCTTTTCACAAAAAGGTATCAAAACGAACGTAACTCTTATTTTCAATGCAAACCAGGCGCTGCTCGCTGCGCGTGCAGGTGCTTCCTATGTATCTCCGTTCCTAGGCAGACTGGATGATATTGGCCAAAACGGCCTTGACCTTATTTCAACCATCTCGGAGATTTTCGCGGTCCATGGGATTGAAACAGAAATCATCGCAGCTTCCATCAGACATCCTATGCATGTAACGGAAGCGGCGTTAAGGGGAGCGGACATTGCGACCATCCCTTACAAAGTGCTAATGCAGCTTTTCCACCATCCTCTTACAGACAAAGGGATCGAGGCGTTCCTGAAGGATTGGAATTCCCGATAA
- a CDS encoding class II fructose-bisphosphate aldolase, whose translation MPLVSMTDMLKKAKAEGYAVGQFNLNNLEFTQAILLAAQEEKSPVILGVSEGAARYMGGFKTVVKMVEGLLEDYNVTVPVAIHLDHGSSYDKCKAAIDAGFTSVMIDASHHPFEENIEITSKVVEYAHSKGVSVEAELGTVGGQEDDVIADGVIYANPNECEELVKKTNIDCLAPALGSVHGPYKGEPNLGFKEMEEIGQATGVPLVLHGGTGIPTKDIQKSISLGTAKINVNTENQIASAKVVREVLAAKPNEYDPRKYLGPARDAIKETVIGKMREFGSSGKAE comes from the coding sequence ATGCCTTTAGTTTCCATGACAGATATGCTCAAAAAAGCAAAAGCGGAAGGCTATGCGGTTGGACAATTCAACTTGAACAATCTTGAATTTACACAGGCAATCCTTTTGGCTGCGCAGGAAGAGAAGTCTCCTGTCATCCTTGGGGTATCCGAGGGTGCAGCCCGTTATATGGGCGGTTTCAAAACGGTTGTTAAAATGGTTGAAGGCTTGTTGGAGGATTACAACGTTACTGTTCCGGTCGCCATCCATCTTGACCATGGTTCAAGCTATGACAAATGTAAAGCTGCCATTGATGCAGGCTTCACATCTGTCATGATTGATGCCTCCCACCATCCGTTCGAAGAAAATATCGAGATTACTTCTAAAGTAGTTGAATATGCCCATTCCAAAGGCGTTTCTGTTGAAGCTGAGCTTGGGACAGTAGGCGGGCAGGAAGACGATGTCATTGCTGATGGCGTCATCTATGCCAATCCTAATGAGTGTGAAGAGCTTGTAAAGAAAACGAACATTGACTGCCTTGCTCCTGCTCTTGGCTCCGTTCATGGACCATACAAAGGCGAACCTAACCTTGGTTTCAAGGAGATGGAAGAAATCGGACAAGCTACTGGAGTGCCACTTGTCCTGCATGGCGGAACAGGAATCCCTACAAAGGATATCCAAAAATCCATTTCACTTGGAACCGCGAAAATTAACGTTAATACAGAAAACCAGATTGCATCCGCTAAAGTGGTGCGGGAAGTCCTGGCTGCCAAGCCGAACGAATACGACCCTCGTAAATATCTCGGGCCTGCCCGTGACGCCATTAAAGAAACAGTTATTGGCAAAATGCGTGAATTCGGTTCTTCAGGCAAAGCAGAGTAA
- a CDS encoding response regulator, producing the protein MKGKILIVDDQFGIRILLNEVFQKEGYSTFQAANGIQALEIVKKHSPDLVLLDMKIPGMDGIEILKRMKVIDSEIKVIIMTAYGELDMIQEAKDLGALTHFAKPFDIDDIRNAVSQYTTN; encoded by the coding sequence ATGAAAGGGAAAATTCTTATAGTTGACGATCAATTTGGAATTCGCATCCTGCTTAACGAAGTTTTTCAAAAGGAAGGCTATTCCACATTCCAGGCTGCCAACGGAATCCAGGCTCTTGAAATAGTAAAAAAGCATTCGCCAGACCTTGTCCTTTTGGACATGAAAATCCCCGGAATGGATGGGATTGAAATCCTTAAAAGGATGAAGGTTATCGATTCGGAAATTAAAGTGATTATTATGACGGCATACGGTGAGCTGGACATGATCCAGGAAGCGAAGGACCTTGGCGCTCTTACCCATTTTGCGAAACCGTTCGATATTGATGACATCCGCAATGCGGTGAGTCAATACACAACAAATTAA
- a CDS encoding DUF2529 domain-containing protein → MLKMFSTQLAGLFGRIHDKQEENFEDGARLLAQAIAGAGRIFIFGKGEMAAVGLEAASGAEPLAGVVVWDGQEREDFSAADRALVFARYSTDPEAVHAAQVLQNNGIPFTAVSTVAEGEGDSASLVDLADVHLDLMLKRGLLPDETGGRFGFPAPIAALFVYYGLKFTIEEILADYE, encoded by the coding sequence ATGCTTAAGATGTTCTCGACACAGCTTGCGGGGCTGTTTGGCAGGATTCATGATAAACAGGAAGAAAACTTTGAAGACGGTGCAAGACTTTTGGCCCAGGCAATTGCGGGTGCTGGACGGATTTTTATTTTCGGGAAGGGAGAGATGGCTGCTGTCGGCCTTGAGGCTGCTTCTGGCGCGGAGCCGTTGGCCGGGGTTGTTGTTTGGGACGGACAGGAACGGGAGGATTTTTCCGCCGCCGACAGGGCATTGGTCTTCGCACGATATTCAACAGATCCAGAAGCGGTTCATGCCGCTCAGGTTTTGCAAAATAACGGCATACCATTTACGGCTGTTTCCACCGTTGCCGAAGGAGAAGGAGATAGCGCATCACTGGTCGACCTGGCGGATGTCCATCTAGACCTTATGCTGAAACGGGGGCTGCTTCCTGATGAAACCGGTGGGCGGTTCGGCTTCCCAGCTCCAATCGCAGCGTTATTCGTTTACTATGGATTGAAGTTTACGATCGAGGAAATATTGGCAGATTATGAGTGA
- a CDS encoding CTP synthase, producing the protein MTKYIFVTGGVVSSLGKGITAASLGRLLKNRGLDVFIQKFDPYINVDPGTMSPYQHGEVYVTGDGAETDLDLGHYERFIDINLTKNSNVTTGKIYSTVLKKERRGDYLGGTVQVIPHITNEIKERVFRAGHETNADVVITEIGGTVGDIESLPFLEAIRQIKSDIGRENVMYIHCTLIPYIKAAGEMKTKPTQHSVKELRSLGIQPNVIVVRTEMQVSQDMKDKIALFCDIDKKSVIECQDAETLYSVPLALQEQHLDQIVCDHLKLQCTEADMTEWKALVDKVMNLSKKTKIALVGKYVELQDAYLSVVEALKHAGYAYDADVEIEWINAEVVNEENVSELLGDADGILVPGGFGDRGVEGKISAIKYAREQKVPFLGICLGMQLATVEYARNVLGLEGAHSAELDPDTKYPIIDLLPEQKDVEDLGGTLRLGLYPCKLVEGTKVFDAYGEKVVYERHRHRYEFNNHYRLDMEKAGFVFSGTSPDGRLIETIELEDHPWFVASQFHPEFLSRPTRPQPLFREFIHASLNSHQ; encoded by the coding sequence ATGACAAAATATATTTTCGTGACAGGCGGGGTTGTTTCCTCGCTCGGCAAAGGAATAACAGCAGCTTCCCTTGGCCGGCTTTTGAAAAACAGGGGCCTTGATGTATTCATCCAAAAGTTTGATCCATACATCAACGTTGACCCGGGAACGATGAGCCCTTACCAGCACGGTGAGGTATACGTAACAGGAGATGGCGCAGAAACTGACCTCGACCTTGGTCATTACGAGCGTTTTATCGACATCAACCTGACAAAGAACAGTAATGTGACGACCGGGAAGATTTATTCAACCGTCCTGAAAAAAGAACGCCGCGGCGACTACCTTGGCGGAACGGTCCAGGTCATCCCGCACATTACTAATGAAATCAAGGAGCGCGTTTTCCGCGCTGGCCATGAGACGAATGCCGATGTGGTCATTACCGAAATCGGCGGCACAGTCGGCGATATCGAGTCACTGCCTTTCCTTGAGGCGATTCGCCAAATCAAGAGCGACATCGGCCGCGAAAACGTAATGTACATCCATTGTACTCTCATCCCTTATATTAAAGCTGCGGGTGAAATGAAAACGAAGCCGACTCAGCATAGTGTGAAGGAATTGCGCAGCCTTGGCATCCAGCCGAATGTGATTGTCGTCCGTACGGAGATGCAAGTGTCACAGGATATGAAGGACAAAATCGCCCTTTTCTGTGACATTGACAAAAAATCGGTGATTGAGTGCCAAGATGCGGAAACTCTTTATTCCGTACCGCTTGCCCTGCAGGAACAACATCTCGATCAGATTGTCTGCGACCACCTGAAGCTTCAGTGCACCGAAGCGGATATGACTGAATGGAAGGCACTTGTGGACAAGGTCATGAACCTTTCCAAAAAAACAAAGATTGCGCTTGTCGGGAAATATGTTGAGCTGCAGGATGCGTACCTTTCAGTGGTTGAAGCTCTGAAACACGCAGGCTATGCTTATGATGCCGATGTTGAAATCGAGTGGATCAACGCTGAAGTAGTTAATGAGGAAAATGTTTCTGAACTACTCGGCGACGCTGACGGCATCCTTGTTCCAGGTGGTTTCGGAGACAGGGGAGTGGAAGGCAAAATTTCGGCTATCAAGTATGCGCGCGAACAGAAAGTTCCTTTCCTTGGCATCTGCCTCGGGATGCAGCTGGCAACCGTTGAATATGCACGCAATGTCCTCGGACTGGAAGGAGCACACTCAGCTGAACTGGATCCTGACACGAAGTATCCGATCATCGACCTTCTGCCTGAGCAAAAGGATGTGGAAGACCTTGGAGGAACACTTCGCCTGGGACTTTATCCGTGCAAACTGGTTGAAGGAACAAAGGTTTTTGACGCATATGGTGAGAAGGTTGTTTATGAACGCCACCGCCACCGTTATGAATTCAATAACCATTACCGCCTTGATATGGAAAAGGCCGGTTTCGTCTTCTCTGGTACAAGCCCTGATGGCCGCTTGATTGAAACGATTGAATTGGAAGACCACCCATGGTTTGTCGCATCCCAATTCCATCCGGAATTCCTGTCAAGGCCAACCCGCCCACAGCCGTTGTTCCGTGAGTTCATCCACGCTTCTTTGAACAGCCACCAGTAA
- the rpoE gene encoding DNA-directed RNA polymerase subunit delta has protein sequence MSLKQYSKEQLKEMSLIEMAYEFLKGKREQVSFKELLDEIAAAGDITADEIKSRIAQFYTDLNIDGRFISLGENKWGLRVWYPVDTVEEEQVAVVKPKKKKAKKVLEDDLEDYEELEEDLEYDELEDFVEEDDLDEEEEEDFEEIDEVEEFEEEEEDLEFDEDDEDLEEDLEDDLEESLEALEEEELADDEEEEDL, from the coding sequence TTGAGTTTGAAACAGTACTCTAAAGAGCAGTTAAAAGAAATGTCTTTAATCGAAATGGCCTATGAGTTTCTGAAAGGCAAAAGGGAGCAAGTATCCTTCAAAGAATTATTGGATGAAATTGCTGCCGCTGGCGACATTACGGCTGACGAGATTAAGTCGAGAATTGCGCAATTTTATACGGATTTGAACATAGATGGCCGCTTTATCAGCCTTGGTGAAAACAAGTGGGGACTGCGTGTATGGTACCCGGTTGATACCGTTGAAGAGGAGCAGGTCGCTGTTGTAAAGCCTAAAAAGAAAAAGGCGAAAAAAGTTCTTGAAGACGATCTGGAAGATTATGAAGAACTCGAAGAAGATCTTGAATATGATGAGCTAGAAGACTTTGTTGAAGAAGACGATCTGGACGAAGAAGAGGAAGAAGATTTCGAAGAGATCGATGAAGTCGAGGAATTCGAGGAAGAAGAGGAAGATCTCGAATTTGATGAAGACGACGAAGATCTGGAAGAAGATCTGGAGGACGACCTCGAAGAAAGCCTTGAGGCTTTAGAGGAAGAAGAATTGGCAGATGACGAGGAAGAAGAAGACCTATAA